A section of the Bradyrhizobium oligotrophicum S58 genome encodes:
- a CDS encoding type I secretion system permease/ATPase, translating into MDAGQRDTGLDCLTLLLRFHQVAVDPAQIAHQLAGEPVGVTEMLRCAKQLKLKARAVRQSWGGLAKLPLPAIVARSDGTFAILGQVTAEAALIQDPLVHRPQSLKRAEFESNWTGMVVLMARRASLTDLARRFDITWFLQAMHKYRRLLGEVLLASFFLQLFGLVTPLFFQVVTDKVLTHRGYTTLDVLVFGLVTVTIFETVLGGLRTYVFSHTTNRIDVELGARLFRHLVALPIAYFEARRAGDSVARVRELENIRNFITSSALTLVIDLAFTFVFLGVMFYYSPFLSWIVVGSFPFYIALSAGVTPIFKKRLDVKFDRGAENQAFLVETVTAIQTLKAMAIEPQMQRRWEEQLAGYVGASFDVLSLGNWASQSVQFISKIVTALTLYFGAHLVIAGDLSVGELIAFNMLAGRVAQPVLRLAQLWQDFHQARLSVARLGDILNTTPEPAFNPGRAALPPVRGEVVFDHVHFRYRVDGPLALHDVSLKVPVGQVVGIVGPSGSGKSTLTKLIQRLYVPESGRILIDGVDLTVADVTWLRRQIGAVLQENVLFNRSIRDNIALADPGMAMEQVIQAAELAGAHEFILGLPDGYDTMVGERGASLSGGQRQRIAIARALITNPRILIFDEATSALDYESENIVQRNMRKICAGRTVFIIAHRLSAVRNADRILTIENGRLVEDGTHDELIKRAGRYASLHQIQAGLHVVG; encoded by the coding sequence ATGGACGCGGGGCAGAGGGATACGGGGCTTGACTGCCTGACATTGCTGCTGCGGTTCCATCAGGTTGCCGTCGATCCGGCGCAGATTGCACATCAGCTTGCGGGAGAGCCGGTCGGCGTGACCGAGATGCTTCGCTGCGCCAAGCAGCTGAAGCTGAAGGCGCGCGCGGTCCGCCAGAGTTGGGGCGGGCTTGCCAAGCTGCCGCTGCCGGCGATCGTGGCGCGGTCGGATGGCACGTTCGCCATATTGGGCCAGGTCACCGCGGAGGCGGCGTTGATCCAGGACCCGCTGGTCCACCGGCCGCAGAGCCTCAAGCGCGCCGAGTTCGAATCCAATTGGACCGGCATGGTGGTGCTGATGGCGCGCCGCGCCTCGCTCACCGACCTCGCGCGGCGATTCGACATCACCTGGTTCCTGCAGGCGATGCACAAATATCGCCGGCTGCTCGGCGAGGTGCTGCTGGCCTCGTTCTTCCTGCAGCTGTTCGGCCTGGTTACGCCGCTGTTCTTCCAGGTCGTCACCGACAAGGTGCTGACGCATCGCGGCTACACCACGCTCGACGTGCTGGTGTTCGGACTCGTCACCGTCACCATCTTCGAGACCGTACTCGGGGGTCTTCGAACCTACGTCTTCTCCCACACCACCAACCGCATCGACGTCGAGCTCGGCGCGCGGCTGTTCCGGCATCTGGTGGCGCTGCCGATCGCCTATTTCGAGGCGCGGCGGGCGGGCGATTCGGTGGCGCGGGTGCGCGAGCTGGAGAACATCAGGAACTTCATCACCAGCTCGGCGCTGACCCTGGTGATCGACCTCGCCTTCACCTTCGTCTTCCTCGGGGTGATGTTCTACTATTCGCCGTTCCTCTCCTGGATCGTGGTCGGCTCGTTTCCGTTCTACATCGCGCTGTCGGCGGGCGTCACCCCGATCTTCAAGAAGCGGCTCGATGTCAAGTTCGATCGCGGCGCCGAGAACCAGGCCTTCCTGGTCGAGACCGTGACCGCGATCCAGACCTTGAAGGCGATGGCGATCGAGCCGCAGATGCAGCGGCGCTGGGAGGAGCAGCTCGCCGGCTATGTCGGCGCCAGCTTCGATGTGCTGTCGCTCGGCAACTGGGCGAGCCAGTCGGTGCAGTTCATCAGCAAGATCGTCACCGCGCTGACGCTGTATTTCGGCGCGCATCTGGTGATCGCGGGAGACTTGAGCGTCGGCGAACTGATCGCCTTCAACATGCTGGCCGGGCGGGTGGCGCAGCCGGTGCTGCGGCTGGCGCAGCTGTGGCAGGATTTTCATCAGGCGCGGCTGTCGGTGGCCCGGCTCGGCGACATTCTCAACACCACGCCGGAGCCGGCCTTCAATCCCGGCCGCGCGGCGCTGCCGCCGGTGCGCGGCGAGGTGGTGTTCGACCACGTGCATTTCCGCTATCGCGTCGACGGGCCCCTGGCGCTGCACGATGTCAGCCTGAAGGTGCCGGTAGGCCAAGTGGTCGGCATCGTCGGCCCCTCCGGCTCGGGCAAGTCGACGCTGACCAAGCTGATCCAGCGGCTCTACGTGCCGGAGAGTGGCCGCATCCTGATCGACGGCGTCGATCTCACGGTCGCCGACGTCACCTGGCTGCGGCGGCAGATCGGCGCGGTGCTGCAGGAGAACGTGCTGTTCAACCGCTCGATCCGCGACAACATCGCGCTCGCCGATCCCGGCATGGCGATGGAGCAGGTGATCCAGGCGGCCGAGCTCGCCGGCGCCCACGAGTTCATCCTCGGCCTGCCGGACGGCTACGACACCATGGTCGGCGAGCGCGGCGCCAGCCTCTCCGGCGGCCAGCGCCAGCGCATCGCGATTGCACGTGCGCTGATCACCAATCCGCGCATTCTCATCTTCGACGAGGCGACCTCGGCGCTCGACTATGAGAGCGAGAACATCGTCCAGCGCAACATGCGCAAGATCTGCGCCGGGCGCACCGTGTTCATCATCGCGCACCGGCTGTCGGCCGTGCGCAATGCCGACCGCATCCTCACCATCGAGAACGGCCGCTTGGTCGAGGACGGCACCCATGACGAGCTGATCAAGCGGGCCGGGCGCTATGCCAGCTTGCACCAGATCCAGGCGGGGCTCCATGTCGTCGGCTGA
- a CDS encoding HlyD family type I secretion periplasmic adaptor subunit, translated as MSSAEAQKQDNAPISLDARRGRRNDAREFLPAALEIVETPASPAGRAVAATIMLFFVIAIGWSIAGHVDIIASAQGKIVPTGRTKTIQPLEAGIVAAIHVQDGDKVRAGAVLVELDRTVTEAERRRVAQGLMQARLDVARLGVLRGSFADLNELRPLAVPEGAAPTDVARTRAALQAQAAEQLSKLASNLQQIAQKRAEAQSVEAAIAKIDATLPFLQETADIRRNAKEIQYGNQIAFIDAQSRLIDQQSERVVQTRRLVEVEAARLALEQQLAQTRSGFERQVLSDLTDAEKKAEELTQDLVKAERKIAEQVLRAPIDGTVQQLAMHTVGGVVTPAQQLMLIVPADSQLEAEAMISNRDIGFVNVGQPAEIKIDTFNFTRYGLVHGKVQSVSQDSIVREKPADKQTGGKAGGALAETSEPAGQEFIYSARVSLEEKQMQVEDKMVGLAPGMAVTVEIKTGTRRIVEYVMSPLLRYKQESLRER; from the coding sequence ATGTCGTCGGCTGAGGCACAGAAGCAGGACAACGCGCCGATCTCGCTCGACGCGCGGCGGGGCCGCCGCAACGATGCGCGCGAGTTCCTGCCGGCGGCGCTGGAGATCGTGGAGACGCCAGCCTCGCCCGCGGGCCGGGCTGTCGCCGCCACCATCATGCTGTTCTTCGTCATCGCTATCGGCTGGTCGATCGCCGGCCATGTCGACATCATCGCCTCGGCGCAAGGCAAGATCGTGCCGACCGGGCGCACCAAGACGATCCAGCCGCTGGAGGCTGGCATCGTCGCCGCCATCCACGTCCAGGATGGCGACAAGGTCCGTGCCGGCGCCGTGCTGGTCGAGCTCGACCGCACCGTGACGGAGGCCGAGCGCCGCCGTGTGGCGCAGGGCCTGATGCAGGCGCGGCTGGATGTCGCAAGGCTCGGCGTGCTCCGCGGCAGTTTTGCCGATTTGAACGAACTGCGGCCGCTGGCAGTGCCCGAGGGGGCCGCGCCCACCGACGTCGCGCGCACCCGGGCCGCCTTGCAGGCCCAGGCCGCCGAGCAGCTGTCGAAGCTCGCCTCCAACCTGCAGCAGATCGCGCAGAAGCGCGCCGAGGCGCAGTCGGTCGAGGCCGCGATCGCCAAGATCGACGCCACCCTGCCGTTCCTGCAGGAGACCGCCGACATCCGCCGCAACGCCAAGGAGATCCAGTACGGCAACCAGATCGCCTTTATCGATGCGCAGTCGCGGCTGATCGACCAGCAGAGCGAACGCGTCGTGCAGACGCGGCGCCTCGTCGAGGTCGAAGCCGCGCGGCTGGCGCTGGAGCAGCAGCTGGCACAGACCCGCTCCGGCTTCGAGCGCCAGGTGCTGTCGGACCTCACCGATGCCGAGAAGAAGGCCGAGGAGCTGACGCAGGACCTCGTCAAGGCCGAGCGCAAGATCGCCGAGCAGGTGCTGCGCGCCCCGATCGACGGCACCGTGCAGCAGCTCGCGATGCACACCGTCGGCGGCGTCGTCACGCCGGCGCAACAACTGATGCTCATCGTGCCCGCCGACAGCCAGCTCGAAGCCGAGGCTATGATCTCCAACCGCGACATCGGCTTCGTCAATGTCGGTCAGCCGGCCGAGATCAAGATCGACACCTTCAACTTCACCCGCTACGGCCTCGTCCACGGCAAGGTGCAGAGCGTCTCCCAGGATTCCATCGTTCGCGAGAAGCCGGCCGACAAGCAGACCGGCGGCAAGGCCGGTGGTGCGCTGGCAGAAACCAGCGAGCCGGCCGGGCAGGAGTTCATCTACTCGGCTCGCGTCTCGCTGGAGGAGAAGCAGATGCAGGTCGAGGACAAGATGGTCGGGCTGGCGCCAGGGATGGCAGTGACGGTGGAAATCAAGACGGGAACGCGGCGGATCGTCGAATACGTGATGTCGCCGCTGCTGAGGTACAAGCAAGAGAGCTTGAGGGAAAGATGA